In one bacterium genomic region, the following are encoded:
- a CDS encoding DEAD/DEAH box helicase has translation MRSFSNRGPRRPFPVRKFNNTSRPPNRRGNGQIGQYINPAKFISKAVTAVEGVEYTPEHKFQNFDIDHKLKSNVLNKGYKLPTPIQDQTIPLILEGKDVVGIANTGTGKTAAFLIPLINKVYLANNNDKVLVVVPTRELAIQIDSEFKSLVKGLQMFSVCTVGGMSISRQISELRLRNHFIIGTPGRLKDLIERRMIRLNEFKTIVLDEADRMLDMGFIHDMRFVMAGMPKDRHTLFFSATISSEIERLIHEFLKDPVRISVKTRDTAKNVDQDVVKITGGKNKIETLHELLIQKEFNKVLVFGRTKHGVEKLSKALAERGFKADSIHGDKNHSGRQRALTAFKNNRVQVLVATDVAARGLDIPDVSHVINFDLPNTYEDYVHRIGRTGRGDKMGKALTFID, from the coding sequence ATGAGAAGCTTCAGTAATAGAGGCCCTAGAAGGCCTTTTCCTGTTAGAAAGTTTAATAATACCAGCCGTCCTCCGAATAGACGAGGCAACGGTCAAATAGGTCAATATATAAACCCAGCTAAATTCATTAGCAAAGCTGTAACCGCTGTAGAAGGTGTAGAGTATACACCCGAACACAAGTTTCAGAACTTTGATATTGATCACAAGTTAAAAAGCAACGTCTTAAACAAAGGCTATAAATTACCAACACCAATACAAGACCAAACCATTCCATTAATTTTGGAAGGCAAGGATGTTGTTGGTATAGCCAATACCGGAACCGGTAAAACCGCTGCCTTTTTAATTCCTCTAATAAACAAAGTTTACTTGGCCAATAATAACGACAAAGTTTTAGTTGTTGTACCAACTCGTGAACTAGCTATTCAAATAGATTCCGAATTTAAGTCTTTAGTTAAAGGCTTACAAATGTTTTCTGTTTGCACAGTTGGCGGTATGAGCATAAGCCGACAAATTTCCGAACTTCGATTGCGTAACCACTTTATAATTGGTACGCCAGGTAGGTTGAAGGATCTTATAGAACGCAGAATGATTCGTTTAAACGAATTTAAAACAATCGTTTTAGACGAGGCCGACAGGATGTTAGATATGGGTTTTATACACGATATGCGTTTCGTTATGGCTGGTATGCCAAAAGACAGGCACACGCTTTTCTTTTCGGCCACAATTAGCTCAGAAATTGAACGTCTTATTCACGAATTCTTAAAAGACCCAGTACGTATTTCCGTAAAAACTCGAGACACCGCCAAAAACGTCGACCAAGACGTAGTAAAAATTACTGGAGGTAAGAACAAAATAGAGACTTTACACGAATTACTTATACAAAAAGAATTTAACAAGGTTCTAGTTTTTGGACGCACCAAACATGGTGTAGAAAAACTTTCTAAAGCCTTAGCTGAAAGAGGCTTTAAAGCAGATTCCATTCATGGAGATAAAAATCACTCCGGCAGACAACGCGCACTTACCGCTTTTAAAAATAATCGCGTGCAGGTGTTAGTGGCTACAGATGTAGCGGCCAGAGGTTTAGACATTCCAGATGTTTCTCACGTTATTAATTTCGACTTACCTAATACATACGAAGACTATGTACATAGAATTGGCCGAACAGGACGTGGCGATAAAATGGGTAAAGCTTTAACCTTTATAGATTAA
- a CDS encoding ATP-dependent RNA helicase yields MDFNLPIFDSKEEIVDLLLGNKVVIVVGETGSGKTTQTPLFLYEAGFADGKKIGVTEPRKIAATSVAAFVAKQLGTKLGEVVGYQVRFDDTTADSTQIKFMTDGILLRELQTDPDLNKYSVVMIDEAHERSKNIDFILGLLKGALVRREDLKVVIASATIDQKKFSRYFDNAPIVNVSGRTFPVDVHYTENDYSSDDIVDGVVKKIEVIHRYGDHGDILVFMTGEDEIRKVITGLEKLALSGLVPLPCYGTLSPDDQQKIFNDYPGERKVVVATNIAETSITVEGVVYVVDGGYIKQLNFHPEMGIESLDVVKHSQSGCDQRAGRAGRTQAGVCYRMFTKENFEARPKFTEPEIRRSSLAGVVLMMEDIGIENVIGFDFIDPPELKTFREAYETLIALGAIERGKKGLTEVGRRMAQLPLEPRIAKMVLEAEKYNCMSSVITIASFLSVRNIFNRPRGKEIEADKAHKDFKDSRSDLLTYLNIWFEYASSGYSMSWCHQNFLNGRSLNEVGNIRRQLVDILQRNGIEISENGTDEDVMKAVTAGLIFNLFRNMGFGYSYSAILRSCPDVYIHPSSILINGGSRWVVVTDIIETSKIFARGCSSVEVGWLPELVPHLFSFKGEWEIVSLLPDGDGVEVRREVFFNKEERVGYANTVVSLEEADTIQQRKIDEAELNGLIKLSFVEKSYGLSTAYIAERGREMYRATQWYGIDEGVPYYCRILPYDSIFDNGTGGRRVEIRFRLFELPSMPENIQVVEEVTAEVPVKKEIPVALKRQVDESDFAKLADMWGVKAGKINKK; encoded by the coding sequence ATGGATTTTAATCTACCCATTTTTGATTCCAAGGAGGAGATCGTTGATCTTCTTTTAGGAAACAAAGTAGTTATCGTTGTAGGAGAAACTGGTTCTGGTAAAACAACTCAGACTCCGCTGTTTCTCTATGAAGCTGGTTTTGCCGATGGTAAAAAAATCGGCGTAACCGAACCACGTAAAATTGCGGCAACGTCTGTGGCGGCATTCGTAGCAAAGCAGTTGGGAACTAAATTGGGGGAAGTTGTTGGTTATCAAGTTCGTTTCGACGACACTACGGCCGACAGCACCCAAATAAAGTTCATGACCGATGGAATTTTACTTCGTGAGCTTCAGACCGACCCCGATCTTAACAAGTATTCAGTAGTTATGATCGACGAGGCCCACGAACGTAGCAAGAACATAGATTTTATTCTCGGTCTTTTAAAAGGAGCGCTTGTGAGGCGGGAAGATTTGAAGGTTGTTATTGCTTCGGCAACTATCGACCAAAAGAAATTTTCTCGTTACTTTGACAACGCTCCTATAGTGAATGTTTCTGGAAGAACTTTTCCGGTGGATGTTCACTATACCGAGAACGATTACAGTTCAGACGATATTGTAGATGGTGTGGTAAAAAAAATCGAAGTGATTCATCGCTACGGCGATCATGGAGACATTTTAGTTTTTATGACCGGTGAGGACGAAATTCGAAAAGTCATTACTGGTTTAGAAAAACTTGCTCTCTCTGGCCTTGTCCCCTTGCCTTGTTACGGTACGTTGTCTCCGGACGATCAACAGAAGATTTTTAACGATTATCCGGGAGAACGTAAAGTGGTTGTGGCCACAAACATAGCCGAGACTTCCATTACAGTGGAAGGAGTCGTCTACGTAGTGGATGGCGGTTACATAAAACAACTGAACTTTCACCCAGAAATGGGCATTGAAAGTTTGGACGTGGTAAAGCATTCGCAATCTGGTTGTGACCAGCGCGCTGGGCGTGCTGGCAGAACTCAAGCGGGTGTTTGTTACCGCATGTTTACCAAAGAAAATTTCGAAGCTCGGCCGAAGTTTACCGAGCCCGAAATTCGCCGGAGCAGTTTAGCTGGCGTGGTTCTTATGATGGAAGATATTGGAATCGAGAACGTAATTGGTTTCGACTTCATTGACCCACCAGAACTAAAAACTTTCCGCGAGGCCTACGAAACCCTTATCGCACTTGGTGCGATTGAACGGGGCAAGAAAGGTCTTACGGAAGTTGGTCGCAGAATGGCCCAGCTCCCTTTGGAACCGCGTATCGCCAAAATGGTGCTCGAGGCAGAGAAATATAACTGCATGAGTTCCGTCATCACTATCGCCTCTTTTCTTTCGGTTAGGAATATTTTTAACAGACCGAGAGGAAAAGAAATAGAGGCCGATAAGGCTCACAAGGATTTTAAGGATTCTAGATCCGACCTTCTTACATACCTGAACATTTGGTTTGAGTATGCCAGTTCTGGATATTCCATGAGTTGGTGTCATCAAAACTTCCTTAACGGCAGGTCGCTAAATGAAGTTGGAAATATCCGCAGGCAGTTAGTGGATATTCTCCAAAGAAATGGCATCGAAATTTCGGAAAACGGAACAGACGAAGACGTAATGAAAGCGGTTACGGCAGGATTGATTTTTAATCTTTTCCGTAACATGGGCTTTGGTTATTCTTACTCCGCAATTTTACGGAGTTGCCCCGACGTTTATATCCATCCTAGTTCCATCCTTATTAATGGTGGTTCGAGATGGGTGGTTGTAACCGACATTATTGAAACCTCGAAGATTTTTGCTAGAGGTTGCAGTAGTGTTGAGGTTGGATGGTTACCCGAACTGGTACCACATCTGTTTTCTTTCAAAGGAGAGTGGGAGATAGTTTCTCTTCTTCCTGATGGAGATGGTGTCGAAGTTCGGCGTGAGGTTTTCTTTAATAAGGAAGAACGCGTAGGTTATGCCAATACCGTTGTTTCCTTAGAGGAAGCTGACACAATTCAGCAAAGAAAGATTGATGAGGCCGAACTTAATGGTTTAATCAAACTTTCGTTTGTTGAAAAATCGTATGGTCTCTCTACTGCGTACATAGCTGAACGTGGCAGAGAAATGTACCGAGCAACACAATGGTATGGAATTGATGAAGGGGTTCCCTATTACTGTAGGATTCTTCCTTACGATAGTATCTTCGACAATGGAACAGGAGGAAGAAGGGTTGAAATTAGATTTAGACTCTTCGAACTTCCGTCCATGCCAGAAAATATTCAAGTTGTGGAAGAAGTAACAGCGGAGGTGCCGGTAAAAAAAGAAATTCCTGTGGCCCTAAAACGGCAGGTTGATGAATCTGATTTCGCAAAACTAGCCGATATGTGGGGAGTAAAAGCAGGAAAAATTAACAAGAAGTAA
- a CDS encoding GNAT family N-acetyltransferase: protein MAINLKKAELDNIPKLLEIEKSVAETKIYSAMLSENEWQHEIQNNTVYIIEKDSEAVGSVSYENKGENHVYISGLVIDPRFQNQGIARQVMDLVLEEHKDIKRIDLVTHPDNHPALKLYQSLGFIIESRQENYFGDGEPRLVLVLEK, encoded by the coding sequence ATGGCAATAAACCTAAAAAAGGCCGAACTAGACAACATTCCAAAACTATTGGAAATTGAGAAAAGCGTGGCTGAAACAAAAATTTACTCAGCAATGTTGAGCGAGAATGAATGGCAACACGAAATTCAAAACAATACTGTTTATATTATTGAAAAAGACAGTGAAGCCGTAGGTAGTGTTTCGTATGAAAATAAAGGCGAAAACCATGTTTATATTAGTGGATTAGTTATTGATCCTCGTTTTCAAAACCAAGGTATTGCTCGACAAGTAATGGACTTGGTCTTGGAAGAACATAAAGATATTAAAAGAATTGATCTAGTAACCCATCCAGATAATCATCCCGCTTTAAAACTATATCAATCGCTTGGTTTTATTATAGAATCTCGCCAAGAAAATTATTTCGGTGATGGCGAACCCCGACTAGTATTAGTTTTAGAAAAATAA
- a CDS encoding MBL fold metallo-hydrolase — protein sequence MKITKIGHCCLIIEEQGIKILTDPGAFSTTQNQITGVDVVLITHEHPDHLHIESLKTVLTNNPNAEVVTNTAVGKILDKDQIKYNILEDSGSINIKGIEIKGFGKEHADIYKTIIPVQNTGYFIADKLFYPGDAFYNPGIPVDILALPVAGPWMKISDALDYAKTIKPRICFPVHDGHIKEIGFGPIHNLPKNILKDLKIEFIVIKEGETEEF from the coding sequence ATGAAAATAACAAAAATTGGGCATTGTTGTTTAATTATAGAAGAACAGGGAATTAAAATTTTAACCGATCCTGGGGCTTTTTCTACAACCCAAAATCAAATAACTGGCGTTGATGTTGTTCTTATTACACACGAACACCCAGACCATTTGCATATTGAATCTTTAAAAACTGTTTTAACTAATAACCCTAATGCAGAAGTTGTTACCAATACCGCTGTTGGCAAAATTCTAGACAAGGATCAAATTAAATATAATATTCTCGAAGATAGCGGATCTATAAATATAAAAGGAATAGAAATTAAAGGTTTTGGTAAAGAACACGCCGATATTTATAAAACAATTATCCCAGTTCAAAATACAGGTTATTTTATAGCCGACAAGTTATTTTACCCTGGCGATGCTTTTTATAACCCTGGTATACCGGTTGATATTTTGGCCCTGCCTGTGGCCGGCCCATGGATGAAAATTTCCGATGCGCTGGATTACGCTAAAACTATAAAACCAAGAATTTGCTTTCCTGTTCACGATGGTCATATAAAAGAAATCGGCTTTGGCCCGATTCATAATTTGCCTAAAAATATTCTGAAAGATTTAAAAATTGAATTTATTGTTATTAAAGAAGGCGAAACCGAGGAATTTTAA
- a CDS encoding GIY-YIG nuclease family protein, translated as MYFVYIIECKDRSLYTGITTDLKRRFEEHKTGKGGSYTRAKKVIKIIYKEKHSNRSSASKREAEIKKWPRVKKLNLVK; from the coding sequence ATGTATTTTGTATATATAATTGAATGCAAAGATAGGTCGCTTTATACAGGAATCACTACAGATTTAAAACGTCGGTTTGAAGAACATAAAACAGGAAAGGGTGGAAGTTATACCAGAGCTAAAAAAGTTATAAAAATTATTTACAAAGAAAAACATTCCAATCGATCTTCTGCTTCCAAGCGGGAGGCAGAAATAAAAAAATGGCCGAGAGTTAAAAAACTTAACTTGGTCAAATAG
- a CDS encoding winged helix-turn-helix domain-containing protein yields the protein MTKNKTAKQMERHLKGMANHYRIEILLLIAEHGNITLQFIVDALEANEKTLGEHTRRLCTAGLVNKNYRGKFVEHTLSPYGKIFVKFLKSFQTTNNSSLQT from the coding sequence ATGACTAAAAATAAGACTGCCAAACAAATGGAGAGGCATCTTAAGGGAATGGCGAATCACTATCGCATAGAAATTCTTTTGCTTATTGCAGAACACGGAAACATAACGCTTCAGTTTATAGTAGACGCTTTAGAAGCCAACGAAAAAACTTTAGGCGAACACACCAGAAGACTTTGCACTGCTGGTTTAGTAAATAAAAATTATCGAGGCAAGTTTGTTGAACATACTTTGTCGCCCTACGGCAAAATTTTCGTTAAATTTCTAAAATCATTCCAAACCACAAACAATTCATCCTTACAAACTTGA
- a CDS encoding nucleotidyltransferase, translated as MDIKKLEESMLRFPMLVSVAEKLNKASINWMIGGSGCLFLLGNKRIPDDVDIFLPNGEHDIVDQLFNIESYTHTSKAGPVRNSNPEGNHSIQFTSHLEFNLDKHYKFGITENIKQKRIQFEYKGVNLYLLPPEDVLLIKALLQRGPEEGKKDIEDIHNFLNIYQIDNNYLNERIKELDAKERVGNIF; from the coding sequence ATGGATATTAAAAAGCTAGAAGAATCTATGCTTAGGTTTCCGATGTTGGTTTCTGTTGCGGAAAAATTAAATAAGGCTTCTATAAATTGGATGATAGGCGGTAGTGGCTGCCTTTTCTTGCTGGGTAACAAAAGAATTCCGGATGATGTAGATATTTTTTTACCAAACGGCGAACACGACATTGTTGACCAGTTGTTTAACATAGAATCGTATACACACACATCGAAAGCTGGACCGGTTAGAAACTCTAATCCCGAAGGAAATCATTCTATACAATTTACTAGCCATTTAGAATTTAATCTTGATAAGCACTATAAATTTGGCATTACTGAAAATATTAAGCAAAAAAGAATTCAGTTTGAATATAAAGGGGTTAATCTGTATTTATTACCTCCAGAAGATGTTTTGCTTATAAAAGCCTTATTGCAACGTGGGCCAGAAGAAGGTAAAAAAGATATAGAGGACATTCATAACTTTTTAAACATCTATCAAATAGATAATAATTATCTTAACGAAAGGATTAAAGAATTAGACGCAAAAGAAAGAGTTGGGAATATTTTCTAA
- a CDS encoding type II toxin-antitoxin system PemK/MazF family toxin produces MNKRFNEWINLKESLDKQSNRPPLVSKGDIWWVSVGENVGSEISGKDTLFSRPAIVLKKLAHGFYFVIPTTTRPRKGTWYVDFKHQSIDMVACLHQARAIDYRRLSSKLGTLDDEDFARVRKGFQELYI; encoded by the coding sequence ATGAATAAAAGATTTAACGAATGGATTAACTTAAAAGAATCTTTAGACAAACAAAGTAACCGTCCGCCGCTTGTTTCAAAAGGAGATATTTGGTGGGTAAGTGTTGGAGAAAATGTTGGATCGGAAATCAGTGGTAAAGATACTTTATTTTCACGTCCGGCAATTGTTCTTAAAAAACTTGCTCATGGTTTTTATTTTGTAATTCCAACAACAACTAGACCAAGAAAAGGAACTTGGTATGTGGATTTTAAACATCAATCTATAGATATGGTCGCTTGTCTCCATCAAGCGCGTGCAATTGATTATCGCAGGTTATCTTCTAAGCTTGGAACGCTTGATGACGAAGATTTCGCTAGAGTCAGAAAAGGATTCCAAGAACTCTATATATAA